A genomic window from Streptomyces brevispora includes:
- a CDS encoding putative leader peptide yields MVLHDVSDKTPGMLLVARLHVDLCRLSSAICTNHRTAGREA; encoded by the coding sequence ATGGTTCTCCATGACGTGAGCGACAAGACGCCGGGCATGCTGCTCGTGGCGCGCCTGCACGTCGACCTGTGCCGGCTCTCCAGCGCGATCTGTACGAACCACCGGACCGCCGGCCGCGAGGCCTGA
- a CDS encoding MoaD/ThiS family protein, with amino-acid sequence MAIEVRIPTILRTYTDGAKAVEGNGETLADLFTDLETRHTGIRERIVDGGELRRFVNVYLNDEDVRFLDGISTKLSDGDSITILPAVAGGMN; translated from the coding sequence ATGGCCATCGAGGTCCGCATCCCGACCATCCTCCGCACCTACACCGACGGCGCCAAGGCCGTCGAGGGCAACGGAGAGACCCTCGCCGACCTCTTCACGGACCTGGAGACCCGCCACACCGGCATCCGTGAGCGCATCGTCGACGGCGGCGAGCTCCGCCGCTTCGTGAACGTGTACCTCAACGACGAGGACGTCCGCTTCCTCGACGGCATCTCCACCAAGCTCAGCGACGGCGACAGCATCACCATCCTCCCGGCCGTCGCCGGCGGCATGAACTGA
- a CDS encoding PLP-dependent cysteine synthase family protein — protein MRYDSPLAAVGNTPLVRLPRLSPSDDVRIWAKLEDRNPTGSIKDRPALHMVEQAEKDGRLTPGCTILEPTSGNTGISLAMAAKLKGYRIVCVMPENTSQERRDLLTMWGAEIIPSPAAGGSNTAVRVAKELSAQHPDWVMLYQYGNPDNAGAHYATTGPEILTDLPSITHFVAGLGTTGTLMGVGRYLREHVDGIKIVAAEPRYDDLVYGLRNLDEGFVPELYDASVLTTRFSVGSADAVTRTRELLQQEGIFAGISTGAALHAAIGVGNKALKAGEPADIVFVVADGGWKYLSTGVYTAPTTEAAIETVQGQLWA, from the coding sequence ATGCGCTACGACAGCCCGCTCGCCGCAGTGGGCAACACCCCGCTCGTCCGCCTGCCGCGGCTGTCACCGTCGGACGACGTCCGCATCTGGGCCAAGCTGGAGGACCGCAACCCCACCGGCTCGATCAAGGACCGCCCCGCACTCCACATGGTCGAGCAGGCGGAGAAGGACGGCCGGCTCACCCCCGGCTGCACCATCCTCGAACCCACCAGCGGCAACACCGGCATCTCGCTCGCCATGGCGGCCAAGCTCAAGGGCTACCGCATCGTCTGCGTCATGCCCGAGAACACCTCGCAGGAACGACGCGACCTGCTCACCATGTGGGGCGCCGAGATCATCCCCTCCCCGGCCGCGGGCGGCTCCAACACCGCCGTCCGCGTCGCCAAGGAACTGTCGGCGCAGCACCCCGACTGGGTGATGCTCTACCAGTACGGCAACCCCGACAACGCCGGCGCCCACTACGCCACCACCGGCCCGGAGATCCTCACCGACCTCCCGTCGATCACCCACTTCGTGGCGGGCCTCGGCACGACGGGCACCCTCATGGGAGTGGGCCGCTACCTGCGCGAACACGTCGACGGCATCAAGATCGTCGCAGCCGAGCCGCGCTACGACGACCTCGTCTACGGCCTGCGCAACCTCGACGAAGGCTTCGTCCCCGAGCTCTACGACGCCTCGGTCCTCACCACCCGCTTCTCCGTCGGATCGGCCGACGCCGTCACCCGTACCCGCGAACTCCTCCAGCAGGAGGGCATCTTCGCGGGCATCTCCACCGGCGCCGCACTGCACGCCGCGATCGGCGTCGGCAACAAGGCCCTCAAGGCCGGCGAACCGGCCGACATCGTCTTCGTCGTCGCCGACGGCGGCTGGAAGTACCTGTCGACGGGCGTCTACACGGCCCCCACGACCGAAGCGGCCATCGAAACCGTGCAGGGCCAGCTCTGGGCATAG
- a CDS encoding Mov34/MPN/PAD-1 family protein produces MLTITQELYDQIVAHSRADHPDEACGVVAGPAGTDRAERFIPMLNAARSPTFYEFDSADLLKLYRDMDDRDEEPVIIYHSHTATEAYPSRTDVTYANEPGAHYVLVSTADAEADEAGPFPFRSYRIVDGEITEEDVEIVDAYNAA; encoded by the coding sequence ATGCTGACCATCACCCAGGAGCTGTACGACCAGATCGTCGCGCACTCCCGCGCCGACCACCCCGACGAGGCGTGCGGCGTGGTCGCCGGGCCGGCCGGAACGGACCGCGCCGAACGCTTCATCCCGATGCTCAACGCGGCCCGCTCGCCCACGTTCTACGAATTCGACTCGGCCGACCTCCTCAAGCTCTACCGCGACATGGACGACCGCGACGAGGAACCCGTGATCATCTACCACTCGCACACCGCGACCGAGGCCTACCCCTCCCGCACCGACGTCACCTACGCCAACGAACCCGGAGCCCACTACGTCCTCGTATCGACCGCCGACGCCGAAGCCGACGAGGCGGGACCCTTCCCATTCCGCTCCTACCGCATCGTGGACGGCGAGATCACCGAGGAGGACGTCGAGATCGTCGACGCGTACAACGCCGCCTGA
- a CDS encoding PTS transporter subunit EIIC, whose translation MSTAGTAPAVTKKKGAGAMAVMQRIGRSLMLPVAVLPAAALLVRFGQGDMLGKESFPDFINKIAGYMAAGGGALLDNMPLLFCVGIAIGFAKKSDGSTALAAVTGYLVFQKVLATFTDSNLPKVAAVADGKVVMNEAPVNAGVLGGVVMGIVVALLYQKFYRTKLPDWAGFFGGRRLVPILSAFAGLVIGIVFGLIWPVLGAGLHNLSEWLVGSGAVGAGIFGVANRALIPIGMHHLLNSFPWFQAGSYNDGGVDYHGDIARFLHGDPTAGQFMTGFFPIMMFALPAACLAITHCARPERRKVVGGMMFSLAATAFVTGVTEPIEFTFMFIAPVLYAIHAVLTGVSMALTWALGMKDGFGFSAGAVDYFLNLGIAEKPWLLALVGLCFAVIYYVIFRFAITKFNLPTPGRESDEELAELVKAEAK comes from the coding sequence ATGTCCACGGCTGGCACCGCTCCCGCGGTTACCAAGAAGAAGGGCGCAGGCGCGATGGCTGTCATGCAGCGCATCGGCCGCAGCCTCATGCTGCCGGTCGCGGTGCTGCCCGCAGCCGCGCTGCTGGTCCGCTTCGGGCAGGGCGACATGCTCGGCAAGGAGTCCTTCCCGGACTTCATCAACAAGATCGCCGGCTACATGGCGGCGGGCGGCGGCGCGCTGCTCGACAACATGCCGCTGCTGTTCTGCGTCGGTATCGCGATCGGCTTCGCCAAGAAGTCGGACGGTTCGACCGCGCTCGCGGCCGTCACCGGCTACCTGGTCTTCCAGAAGGTGCTCGCCACCTTCACCGACAGCAACCTTCCCAAGGTCGCGGCCGTGGCCGACGGCAAGGTCGTCATGAACGAGGCCCCGGTCAACGCCGGTGTGCTCGGTGGCGTCGTCATGGGCATAGTCGTGGCCCTGCTGTACCAGAAGTTCTACCGGACCAAGCTGCCGGACTGGGCGGGCTTCTTCGGCGGCCGCCGTCTGGTCCCGATCCTCTCGGCCTTCGCGGGCCTGGTCATCGGTATCGTCTTCGGTCTGATCTGGCCGGTCCTCGGTGCCGGGCTGCACAACCTCAGTGAGTGGCTCGTCGGATCCGGCGCCGTCGGCGCGGGCATCTTCGGTGTCGCCAACCGCGCGCTGATCCCGATCGGCATGCACCACCTCCTGAACTCCTTCCCGTGGTTCCAGGCCGGTTCGTACAACGACGGCGGCGTCGACTACCACGGCGACATCGCCCGCTTCCTGCACGGCGACCCGACCGCGGGTCAGTTCATGACCGGCTTCTTCCCGATCATGATGTTCGCCCTCCCGGCGGCTTGCCTCGCCATCACGCACTGCGCGCGCCCCGAGCGCCGCAAGGTCGTCGGCGGCATGATGTTCTCGCTCGCCGCCACCGCGTTCGTCACCGGTGTGACCGAGCCGATCGAGTTCACGTTCATGTTCATCGCCCCGGTGCTGTACGCGATCCACGCGGTGCTGACCGGTGTCTCGATGGCGCTCACCTGGGCCCTCGGCATGAAGGACGGCTTCGGCTTCTCCGCCGGTGCGGTCGACTACTTCCTGAACCTCGGTATCGCGGAGAAGCCATGGCTGCTCGCGCTGGTCGGTCTCTGCTTCGCGGTGATCTACTACGTGATCTTCCGCTTCGCGATCACCAAGTTCAACCTGCCGACGCCGGGCCGTGAGTCCGACGAGGAGCTGGCCGAGCTCGTCAAGGCCGAGGCCAAGTAG
- a CDS encoding MBL fold metallo-hydrolase gives MKLTVVGCSGSFPSAGSACSSYLVEADGFRLLLDMGNGALGELQRHVGLYDLDAIFLSHLHADHCIDMCAYFVVRYYPHDGGRPDRIPVYGPDGTEQRLTTAHGDTPSDHAMSEVFDFHTLKPGWFDIGPFTVRTEKLCHPVDTFGIRIEHGGRSLTYSGDTGTCEALDDLAEGADIFLCEASFVHGKEDIPDLHLNGREAGELAARAEVGRLVLTHIPPWTDAERNLLDAREVFSGPAELAVPGAVYEI, from the coding sequence ATGAAGCTCACCGTCGTCGGATGCTCCGGCTCGTTCCCGTCCGCGGGATCGGCATGCTCGAGCTACCTCGTAGAGGCCGACGGCTTCAGGCTGCTCCTCGACATGGGTAACGGAGCCCTCGGCGAGCTGCAGCGCCACGTCGGTCTCTACGACCTCGACGCGATTTTCCTCAGCCACCTCCACGCCGACCACTGCATCGACATGTGCGCGTACTTCGTCGTCCGGTACTACCCGCACGACGGCGGACGCCCGGACCGCATCCCGGTCTACGGCCCCGACGGCACGGAGCAGCGGCTCACCACCGCCCACGGCGACACCCCGTCCGACCACGCGATGAGCGAGGTCTTCGACTTCCACACGCTGAAGCCCGGCTGGTTCGACATCGGCCCCTTCACGGTGCGTACGGAGAAGCTCTGCCACCCCGTCGACACGTTCGGCATCCGCATAGAGCACGGCGGCCGCTCACTCACGTACTCGGGCGACACCGGCACCTGCGAGGCCCTGGACGACCTGGCCGAGGGCGCCGACATCTTCCTCTGCGAGGCGTCGTTCGTCCACGGCAAGGAGGACATCCCGGACCTCCACCTCAACGGCCGCGAGGCAGGCGAGCTCGCCGCCCGCGCCGAGGTGGGACGGCTGGTCCTCACCCACATCCCGCCATGGACCGACGCCGAACGCAATCTGCTGGACGCCCGCGAGGTCTTCTCGGGACCGGCGGAGCTGGCGGTCCCGGGCGCGGTCTACGAGATCTGA